One segment of Mycobacterium spongiae DNA contains the following:
- a CDS encoding DUF5631 domain-containing protein: MAIFGRRTARQRLRRATRESLAISPFSSPIDCAPRVTAGLWPAELSTPTAENSLLATDLKVDLEKITSTANDKLRSIRHAGMADSARQASEARVIDEARALAVRRVEATIRQLNQMTSDVTTEEPCSDINPDRGGSDTDETRVQPAVSALPQSEEPESSAAASSDPDLERSPDAPPAGPETEFGDSRLQRLLTFVARQEPRLSWAVAANPDSTPVLVTDLAHGWIPPDIAVPEGVRLLEPERRAGKVSALIGGAAPSVTYRPGDSLGWFADRVAPTASVRPRSLPMVEDLGRELQEATRAREGLPRAVHTLATAAAGGTRVIDDEIDLLRVYLDTARHQVLVQYPAVDLSLLLNCMLLAATHGSVTGDSVSANYHFAWFQKLNPSPAGK; the protein is encoded by the coding sequence TTCAGCTCTCCCATCGACTGCGCCCCGCGGGTAACGGCGGGGCTTTGGCCCGCCGAGCTATCGACTCCTACCGCCGAAAACAGCTTGCTCGCAACCGATCTCAAGGTTGACCTGGAAAAGATCACGAGTACGGCCAACGACAAGCTCAGGAGCATCAGGCACGCCGGAATGGCCGATTCGGCCCGGCAGGCATCCGAAGCCAGGGTGATCGACGAAGCCCGTGCGCTGGCTGTGCGGCGCGTCGAGGCGACGATCCGCCAGCTCAACCAGATGACATCGGATGTGACCACCGAAGAACCGTGCTCAGATATCAACCCAGATCGTGGCGGGTCGGACACGGACGAGACACGAGTTCAACCCGCCGTCAGCGCATTGCCGCAATCGGAGGAACCAGAATCGTCGGCGGCTGCGTCCTCCGATCCGGACCTCGAACGCTCCCCCGACGCGCCACCTGCTGGACCTGAAACGGAATTCGGCGACAGCCGGTTGCAGCGGCTGCTGACGTTCGTGGCCCGGCAGGAACCACGGTTGAGCTGGGCGGTCGCGGCCAACCCCGATAGCACTCCGGTGTTGGTTACCGATCTGGCCCACGGGTGGATACCCCCGGACATCGCGGTTCCCGAAGGTGTGCGGCTCCTGGAGCCCGAGCGGCGTGCCGGCAAGGTGTCCGCGCTCATCGGTGGCGCCGCGCCTTCGGTGACCTACCGTCCGGGTGATTCCTTGGGCTGGTTTGCGGATCGGGTTGCCCCGACAGCCTCGGTACGACCGCGCTCGTTGCCAATGGTCGAAGATCTTGGACGCGAACTTCAAGAAGCCACCCGCGCGCGCGAGGGCTTGCCACGGGCGGTGCACACGCTGGCGACGGCAGCCGCTGGCGGAACCCGCGTCATCGATGACGAAATCGACTTACTGCGGGTGTATCTCGATACCGCGCGGCACCAGGTCCTCGTGCAATATCCCGCGGTTGATCTGTCGCTGTTGCTTAACTGCATGCTGCTGGCAGCCACCCATGGCAGCGTCACCGGAGATTCGGTATCGGCTAATTATCATTTCGCTTGGTTCCAGAAACTCAATCCGTCGCCGGCCGGAAAGTGA
- a CDS encoding DUF2710 family protein, with protein sequence MVSGSGSRAELSDRDELTDRNQLTDKDLVESVLRDLTEAAEKWEELVNEAEAVTFSVDMGDIHAVANSDGRLLSLTLHPGVMTGYAPGELADRLNLAIAALREAAEAENEARYGGRLR encoded by the coding sequence ATAGTGTCGGGGTCGGGCAGTCGCGCGGAACTGAGCGACAGGGACGAACTGACCGACAGAAACCAACTGACCGACAAAGACCTCGTGGAATCGGTGCTGCGCGATCTGACCGAGGCAGCCGAGAAATGGGAAGAACTCGTCAACGAAGCCGAGGCCGTCACGTTCAGCGTGGACATGGGCGATATTCACGCAGTCGCAAATTCTGATGGTCGGTTACTCAGCTTGACGCTGCACCCGGGCGTGATGACCGGATATGCACCTGGGGAGCTGGCGGACAGATTGAACCTTGCGATTGCCGCGCTGCGCGAAGCGGCGGAGGCCGAGAACGAAGCGCGTTACGGCGGTCGCCTGCGCTGA